In Sodalis ligni, a single genomic region encodes these proteins:
- a CDS encoding carbamate kinase yields the protein MTKPTLVVALGGNALLRRGEPLEAQTQRRNVAAAAETLAALTGEWQVILVHGNGPQVGLLALQNSAFTEVTPYPLDILGAESQGMIGYMLLQALKNALPDMPISALLTQVEVDPQDAAFLNPSKFIGPVYTASQAAALQAARGWAMKADGNALRRVVPSPRPVQIIEREAIHALTAKGHLVICNGGGGIPVVRGAEGMRGIEAVIDKDLSAALLARQINADALLILTDADAVYRDWGTPRQTALRHSTPLELSAMHFAAGSMGPKIQAVCEFVTATGGTAGIGAMEQGVAIMRGETGTLITLH from the coding sequence ATGACTAAACCGACCCTGGTGGTGGCGCTGGGGGGCAATGCCTTGTTGAGACGCGGCGAGCCGCTGGAAGCACAAACTCAGCGACGCAACGTGGCCGCCGCCGCCGAAACCCTCGCCGCCCTGACCGGGGAGTGGCAGGTGATCCTGGTTCACGGCAACGGTCCCCAGGTGGGACTGCTGGCGCTGCAAAACAGCGCCTTTACCGAGGTGACGCCCTACCCTTTGGACATACTGGGCGCCGAGTCCCAGGGCATGATCGGCTACATGCTGCTGCAAGCGCTGAAAAACGCCCTGCCGGATATGCCCATCAGCGCCCTGCTGACCCAGGTGGAGGTAGACCCGCAAGATGCCGCCTTCCTCAATCCCAGCAAGTTCATCGGCCCGGTTTATACCGCTTCGCAGGCCGCCGCGCTGCAGGCTGCGCGCGGCTGGGCCATGAAAGCGGACGGCAATGCCCTGCGCCGCGTGGTGCCCTCGCCCCGGCCGGTACAGATTATCGAGCGCGAGGCGATTCACGCCCTGACGGCCAAGGGGCATCTGGTGATATGCAACGGCGGCGGCGGCATTCCGGTGGTACGTGGCGCTGAAGGCATGCGGGGCATCGAAGCGGTGATTGATAAAGATCTGTCGGCGGCGCTGCTGGCGCGCCAGATCAACGCCGACGCGCTGCTGATCCTCACCGACGCCGACGCCGTTTACCGCGACTGGGGCACGCCACGCCAGACCGCGCTGCGCCACAGCACGCCCCTGGAGCTGTCGGCCATGCATTTTGCCGCGGGCTCCATGGGGCCGAAGATCCAGGCGGTTTGCGAGTTTGTCACCGCTACCGGCGGCACGGCCGGCATCGGCGCCATGGAACAGGGCGTCGCCATTATGCGCGGCGAAACCGGCACGCTGATTACCTTGCATTAA